In the genome of Paenibacillus pabuli, the window TTAATGAAACGCAACTCAGTGCATTTTGTTGCGGTAGGGTTCAAGAGCCCCATCAGGGCTCTTGTCCTTCCTCCTTGCTATGATCATGAACATCATTCAGAACATCGCTCATATAAATGCGAATGGTAGATCCCTGTTCAACCCTTGCTCCTGGCTTTGGAGCCTGGTTAATAACATATTTTCCACTGCCGGATTTGGCGAGCATAAAATTCATATTCAGGTCCTCATACAAGTCTTCGACCGTAGCTCCTGTCAGATCGGGGACCGTCACAATTTTGGTTTCTCCATACTTGTATTCTTTGGCTACTTGATCCTTACGAACCGGAACATTCATATAATGCAACGCATCCTCAAGAATGTTCTGTACAATCGGAGCCGCAACTACGCCGCCGAACTGAATCCCTTTCGGGTTATCCACCGCAGTATACACAACAATCTGCGGATCATCTGCTGGAGCAAAACCGATAAAAGATACAATATGCTCGGTAGAGGAATAACGTCCATTGATTACCTTCTGGGCTGTACCCGTTTTGCCGCCAACCCGGTATCCATCAATAAACGCTGGACGTCCCGTCCCCTTGGCAACGACACTCTCCAATGCTTCACGAACTTGCTTGGACGTATCTTCTGAGATGACTTGACGAACCAGTTCCGGCTTGGCCTCTTCCATCACTTCACCCGTTTCCGGATGAACCCACGCCTTTGTAACATAAGGCTTGTATAGTTTACCACCATTAATGGCTGCTGACACAGCCGCTACTTGCTGAATTGGTGTAACGGAGACCCCTTGACCAAAAGCAGTGGTCGCAAGCTCCACCGGTCCGACCCGTGACAGTTTAAACAGAATCCCGCTGGCCTCACCACTCAGATCAATGCCTGTTTTGGTGCCGAATCCAAAGTCTTTAATATAGGAGAATAACGATTCCTTGCCCAGTCTCTGACCAAGTGCAACAAATCCAGGGTTGCAGGAGTTCTCCACGACCTGGAGGAAGGTCTGGCTTCCATGGCCACCCTTTTTCCAGCAGCGCAGGCGAGCGCCTCCAACTTCGACAAATCCGGGATCATAGAACTGATCCTGCGTTAGATTCACTTTTTTCTCTTCAAGTGCTGCTGCAAGCGTAATAATTTTAAACGTTGAACCTGGTTCGTACGTCATCCAGATCGGTAAGTTCCGGTTGTATACTTCGGCTGGATATTGCTGATAATCCGCTGGTTCATACCCCGGTCTACTGGCCATGCCAAGGATTTCACCCGTCTTAGGGTTCATTGCAATGGCAAGCGCTGAATTAGCCTGGAACTTGACCATGGCCTGATCAAGCTCTCTTTCCATGATGGACTGAATCGATTTATCAATAGTCAGCTTCAGGTTCAGCCCATCCTTTGGTTCCACATACTTCTCAGATGAGCCCGGCATAAGCCTTCCGGCCGCATCGGACAAGTAGGACACACTCCCGTTCATACCGTTCAGCTTGTCATCATATTTTTTCTCTACACCTGTTAGACCCTGATTATCAATGCCTGTAAATCCAAGAATATGAGCTGCTAGATCGTCATAAGGATAGAAACGTTTATTATCCTCGGCAACAACGATACCCGGAAGCTTCAAATCACGGATGTGCTGAGCCTTCTCCATCGTAATTTTGCGGCCACCGGGTTGTAGTCTTACAATTAGTTCTCTTTTCTTGATGGTTGCCAGCACTTTCTCTTCGGTCATCCCCAGCAAAGGAGCCAGTTCTCTTGCCGTTGTCTCCGCTTCCTTCACCTGGGCAGGAATCGCCATAATGGTTGGTGTAGTAATATTGTAGGCGAGAGAGGTTCCATTTCGATCCAGGATCTCTCCTCGTTTGGCTGAATAAGGAATATTCCGCCTCCAAGACTCCTCCGCTTTTGCAGATAGTTCCGGTCCTTTCCCTAACTGTACATAAGCAAGCCTGATCACCAAGGCTGAGAATAACAGAACTAAAATCACTAAACTCCATAACAACCTGCGGCGTAAATTTACGCTTGACCCCTTCACGAAAAGATCCCCCCACTCGTCCCAAAATCATGATTGTGTTCCATTCATGAATATTCAGGACAACCGGGGGTTAGAACAAGCTGTCTGTGATCTCTATGGAAGTGAGGCCTCGTCCGATGTGTTATCAGACGATTTTGTCTCATTTGAAGGTGGATTTGTAGTATCCGTTTTACCCGTTTCTTCGGTGTTCCCCGATCCATCAGCTGTTCCCTGATTGTTAGTCTCGTCTCCTAATGCTGAATCAGAAGACTCGGGAGCTTCATCTGCGATACCGGTAACTGCCGCTTTGGCCGTCTGCAGAACAAGCTCAACCGTTCTCTGTTCGCCTGACACCTGCTCCGTCTGCTTCACGACATATCCTTCACCTTTAACGGTCACGCCCACCTTCATAAGGGAGAGCACTTCAAGGGCATCCCGAAGAGATTCGCCAGTTAGATCAGGGATCTTCATCTTGCTGCTCTCTTCGGTCAACAGGTAGATTCGTTGACCAGGATTCATGGCAGCACCCGCCACAGGATATTGGCGAATGACATTTTCACCCTGACCAAGCGTCTCATAGGCAATCCCTGCGTTCAAAAGTTGGCTTCTAGCCTGCTTGGCTGTTTTACCTGACAGATCAGGAGCTTTAGCTTGAACGACCGGGGTTGTTTTTGACTTTTTGTCAGTGGTCTTTACTGTATCTTTGGGAACTCCCATGTACTGAAGAGCTTTGCTGGCGATCTTCTTGAATACCGGAGCAGCTGCAGTTCCTCCACCAATATT includes:
- a CDS encoding stage V sporulation protein D, encoding MKGSSVNLRRRLLWSLVILVLLFSALVIRLAYVQLGKGPELSAKAEESWRRNIPYSAKRGEILDRNGTSLAYNITTPTIMAIPAQVKEAETTARELAPLLGMTEEKVLATIKKRELIVRLQPGGRKITMEKAQHIRDLKLPGIVVAEDNKRFYPYDDLAAHILGFTGIDNQGLTGVEKKYDDKLNGMNGSVSYLSDAAGRLMPGSSEKYVEPKDGLNLKLTIDKSIQSIMERELDQAMVKFQANSALAIAMNPKTGEILGMASRPGYEPADYQQYPAEVYNRNLPIWMTYEPGSTFKIITLAAALEEKKVNLTQDQFYDPGFVEVGGARLRCWKKGGHGSQTFLQVVENSCNPGFVALGQRLGKESLFSYIKDFGFGTKTGIDLSGEASGILFKLSRVGPVELATTAFGQGVSVTPIQQVAAVSAAINGGKLYKPYVTKAWVHPETGEVMEEAKPELVRQVISEDTSKQVREALESVVAKGTGRPAFIDGYRVGGKTGTAQKVINGRYSSTEHIVSFIGFAPADDPQIVVYTAVDNPKGIQFGGVVAAPIVQNILEDALHYMNVPVRKDQVAKEYKYGETKIVTVPDLTGATVEDLYEDLNMNFMLAKSGSGKYVINQAPKPGARVEQGSTIRIYMSDVLNDVHDHSKEEGQEP